The Halosimplex litoreum genome has a window encoding:
- a CDS encoding DUF502 domain-containing protein, protein MVLLSSGPTPDVTGSDTTLSETVRQVFITGAALTIPILITVMILAFVVNFILQAISPVVDLVSEQYGVGTNLDPIVMELLAVLTLVTLIFVIGLVAEARSGNGFERVFDTLMARIPGVGSVYTSFNEMTELLLSNDAESFREVKLVEFPREGSYSLAFVTADAPPTIGETTGHDDVTTLFMPLAPNPVMGGYVVHVSSDRVYDVDLTVEQGIRSIVTSGVATGERGDDDSPEELVDLETIREQARDGVGDLSDWGTRTVDDLSDMTGDAADDLREQARREFAALHPEIDESEIDDEEAVRHYMLEQSDAEVGRSAGGDADGESTDETPTDDTTVGGSTGGDA, encoded by the coding sequence ATGGTGTTGCTCTCGTCCGGGCCGACACCGGACGTCACCGGGTCGGACACGACGCTCTCCGAGACGGTCCGGCAGGTCTTCATCACCGGCGCGGCGCTGACTATCCCCATCCTCATCACGGTGATGATCCTCGCGTTCGTCGTCAACTTCATTCTCCAGGCGATCAGCCCGGTGGTCGATCTCGTGAGCGAGCAGTACGGGGTCGGGACGAACCTCGACCCGATCGTGATGGAGTTGCTCGCTGTCCTGACGCTCGTCACGCTGATCTTCGTCATCGGCCTCGTCGCCGAAGCCCGCTCGGGCAACGGCTTCGAGCGGGTGTTCGACACGCTGATGGCCCGCATCCCGGGCGTCGGGTCGGTCTACACGAGTTTCAACGAGATGACCGAACTGCTCCTGTCGAACGACGCCGAGAGCTTCCGCGAGGTGAAACTCGTCGAGTTCCCCCGCGAGGGCTCGTACTCCCTGGCGTTCGTCACCGCCGACGCACCGCCGACCATCGGCGAGACCACCGGTCACGACGACGTGACGACGCTGTTCATGCCGCTCGCCCCCAACCCCGTGATGGGCGGGTACGTCGTCCACGTCTCCAGCGACCGGGTGTACGACGTGGACCTGACGGTCGAGCAGGGGATCCGGTCGATCGTCACCAGCGGGGTCGCCACCGGCGAGCGGGGCGACGACGACTCGCCCGAGGAACTGGTCGACCTCGAGACCATCCGCGAGCAGGCCCGTGACGGCGTCGGCGACCTCAGCGACTGGGGGACCCGAACCGTCGACGACCTGAGCGACATGACCGGCGACGCGGCCGACGACTTGCGCGAACAGGCCCGTCGGGAGTTCGCCGCGCTCCACCCCGAGATCGACGAATCCGAGATCGACGACGAGGAGGCCGTCCGCCATTACATGCTCGAACAGAGCGACGCCGAAGTCGGGCGGTCGGCCGGCGGCGACGCCGACGGCGAATCCACCGACGAAACGCCGACAGACGACACGACGGTCGGCGGCTCGACGGGGGGCGACGCGTGA
- a CDS encoding archease has protein sequence MSFELREHTADVAVEAVGESLDAVFGAVADGMAAAMCDEIPTDGDERFDFSVTAEGREALLFDYLDELIYERDVRVVLPVDNEATVSAPSSDDGPNEWVLSGSARGVPLERVEARDLKAVTYSEMDLSETDDGWHAYVVFDV, from the coding sequence GTGAGCTTCGAACTGCGCGAGCACACCGCCGACGTGGCCGTCGAGGCCGTCGGGGAGTCGCTCGACGCCGTCTTCGGCGCCGTGGCCGACGGGATGGCCGCGGCGATGTGCGACGAGATCCCGACCGACGGCGACGAGCGCTTCGACTTCTCCGTCACCGCGGAGGGCCGCGAAGCGCTGCTGTTCGACTACCTCGACGAACTCATCTACGAGCGCGACGTGCGCGTCGTCCTCCCGGTCGACAACGAGGCCACGGTCTCGGCCCCGTCGTCCGACGACGGGCCGAACGAGTGGGTCCTCTCCGGGTCGGCCCGGGGCGTCCCGCTCGAACGCGTCGAGGCGCGTGACCTGAAAGCCGTCACCTACTCCGAGATGGACCTCTCCGAGACCGACGACGGCTGGCACGCCTACGTCGTCTTCGACGTGTAG
- a CDS encoding DoxX family protein yields the protein MRQPAARSGSGLLLVGFALATLVGRASAHVDYVTDPPTATRDAVEFAVEVLSDPLNLALVAGGTVGVVGLLTALLVVRPTVPDFEALRSALSSYREYVPWMLRLSLGLPLVGAGFAGYLFSPAVPAEARILQVGLGFLLLFGLATRAVAAVGLLTYLAAFAFNPGLVLAIEYVPGFLAVLLVGGGRPSADHMLSVVAGTAGTYYGRVDPIGGVATRFAELIDPYERYVATVLRVGVGLAFAYLGLVEKLANPSRAVQVVYKYDLTSVVPVDPGLWVLGAGLTEIGVGLLLVVGYYTRGAAAVAFTMLVMTLFGLPDDPVLAHITLFGMISAIFTLGSGPLSLDAWLSPSEERERDRDTVSVAD from the coding sequence ATGAGACAACCGGCTGCGCGGTCGGGTTCGGGCCTGCTTCTGGTCGGATTCGCGCTGGCGACGCTCGTCGGGCGAGCGAGCGCACACGTCGACTACGTCACCGACCCGCCGACGGCGACGCGGGACGCGGTCGAGTTCGCCGTCGAGGTGCTCTCCGACCCGCTGAACCTCGCGCTCGTCGCGGGCGGGACGGTCGGCGTCGTCGGCCTCTTGACCGCGTTGCTCGTGGTCCGACCGACGGTACCCGACTTCGAGGCGCTCCGGAGCGCGCTGTCGTCCTACCGGGAGTACGTCCCGTGGATGCTGCGGCTGAGCCTCGGCCTCCCGCTCGTCGGCGCCGGGTTCGCCGGCTATCTCTTCAGCCCGGCCGTCCCCGCCGAGGCGCGGATCCTGCAGGTCGGGCTCGGATTTCTCCTGCTCTTCGGTCTGGCGACGCGGGCGGTCGCCGCCGTCGGCCTCCTGACGTATCTCGCCGCCTTCGCGTTCAACCCGGGACTCGTCCTGGCGATCGAGTACGTGCCCGGATTCCTCGCCGTCCTCCTGGTCGGCGGCGGCCGCCCGAGCGCCGACCACATGCTGAGCGTGGTCGCGGGCACCGCCGGCACGTACTACGGCCGGGTCGACCCTATCGGTGGCGTCGCCACGCGGTTCGCCGAGCTGATCGACCCTTACGAGCGCTACGTCGCGACCGTCCTTCGGGTCGGCGTCGGCCTCGCGTTCGCCTATCTCGGGCTCGTCGAGAAGCTCGCGAACCCCTCCCGGGCGGTCCAGGTGGTCTACAAGTACGACCTGACGAGCGTCGTCCCCGTCGACCCCGGCCTGTGGGTGCTGGGCGCCGGCCTCACGGAGATCGGCGTCGGCCTGCTGCTGGTCGTCGGCTACTACACCCGCGGCGCCGCCGCCGTCGCGTTCACCATGCTCGTCATGACGCTGTTCGGTCTCCCCGACGACCCCGTGCTCGCCCACATCACGCTGTTCGGCATGATCTCGGCCATCTTCACCCTCGGCAGCGGCCCCCTCTCGCTCGACGCCTGGCTGAGCCCCTCGGAAGAGCGCGAGCGGGACCGAGACACGGTTTCGGTCGCCGACTGA
- a CDS encoding RtcB family protein, with the protein MTTYDADGITLEKVRDYVWEIPQEGDMNVPARVLASEELLDEISEDKTLQQLKNATHLPGLHKYAVCMPDGHQGYGFPVGGVAGIDTEEGCISPGAIGYDINCGVRMMTTNLTYDDLRGREEELVDALFANVPSGLGGGGVYEGSMDDVEAILDRGMEWALEEGFAVPEDLEHCEDEGVRHDSDPSKVSKKAKDRGKNQVGSLGSGNHFLEVQRVTDVYREDVAAEFGLAEDQVVVLIHCGSRGLGHQVCTDYLREIEQAHSGLLSELPDKELAAAPAGSQLAEDYYGAMCAAINFAWVNRQLIMHRTREVFEKVFDRSWQDMEMDLLYDVAHNIGKKEVHEVGVDPEGRRAGDGDAVDSEEREVYVHRKGATRAFPAGREEVPPAYRDVGQPILLPGSMGAGSYVLRGGERSLTETFGSTAHGAGRLMSRTQAKQEFWGGDVQDDLREGEQIYVKAQSGATVAEEAPGVYKDVDEVVRVSDALGIGDRVARTFPVCNIKG; encoded by the coding sequence ATGACCACCTACGACGCCGACGGCATCACCCTGGAGAAGGTCAGGGACTACGTCTGGGAGATCCCGCAGGAGGGCGACATGAACGTCCCCGCGCGCGTGCTCGCCAGCGAGGAGTTGCTCGACGAGATCAGCGAGGACAAGACGCTCCAGCAGCTCAAGAACGCGACGCATCTGCCCGGACTCCACAAGTACGCCGTCTGCATGCCCGACGGCCACCAGGGCTACGGCTTCCCGGTCGGCGGCGTCGCCGGCATCGACACGGAGGAGGGCTGTATCTCGCCCGGAGCGATCGGCTACGACATCAATTGCGGCGTTCGCATGATGACGACGAACCTCACCTACGACGACCTGCGGGGTCGCGAGGAGGAACTCGTCGACGCGCTGTTCGCGAACGTCCCGTCGGGGCTGGGCGGCGGCGGCGTCTACGAGGGGTCGATGGACGACGTGGAGGCCATCCTCGACCGCGGCATGGAGTGGGCCTTGGAGGAGGGCTTTGCCGTCCCCGAGGACCTCGAGCACTGCGAGGACGAGGGCGTTCGCCACGATTCGGACCCGAGCAAGGTCTCGAAGAAGGCCAAGGACCGCGGGAAGAACCAGGTGGGGAGCCTCGGCAGCGGCAACCACTTCCTGGAGGTCCAGCGCGTGACGGACGTGTATCGCGAGGACGTGGCCGCCGAGTTCGGGCTCGCCGAGGATCAGGTCGTCGTCCTCATCCACTGCGGCTCGCGCGGACTGGGCCACCAGGTCTGTACCGACTACCTGCGCGAGATCGAACAGGCTCACTCGGGGCTGCTCTCGGAGTTGCCCGACAAGGAGCTGGCGGCGGCGCCCGCGGGCTCGCAGCTGGCCGAGGACTACTACGGCGCGATGTGTGCGGCGATCAACTTCGCGTGGGTGAACCGCCAGCTCATCATGCACCGGACTCGTGAGGTCTTCGAGAAGGTGTTCGATCGGTCGTGGCAGGACATGGAGATGGATCTCCTGTACGACGTGGCTCACAACATCGGCAAGAAGGAGGTCCACGAAGTGGGCGTCGACCCGGAGGGGCGACGGGCCGGAGACGGCGACGCCGTCGACAGCGAGGAGCGCGAGGTGTACGTCCACCGGAAGGGCGCGACGCGTGCGTTCCCGGCCGGCCGGGAAGAGGTGCCGCCGGCGTACCGCGACGTCGGTCAGCCGATCCTGCTCCCTGGGAGCATGGGCGCCGGGAGCTACGTTCTCAGGGGCGGCGAGCGGTCGCTGACGGAGACGTTCGGCTCGACGGCCCACGGCGCCGGGCGGCTGATGAGTCGGACGCAGGCCAAACAGGAGTTCTGGGGCGGCGACGTACAGGACGACCTGCGCGAGGGCGAGCAGATCTACGTCAAGGCCCAGAGCGGCGCGACCGTCGCCGAGGAGGCGCCGGGCGTCTACAAGGACGTCGACGAGGTCGTCCGGGTCTCGGACGCGCTGGGCATCGGCGACCGCGTCGCGCGGACGTTCCCGGTCTGTAACATCAAAGGGTAG
- a CDS encoding type IV pilin N-terminal domain-containing protein encodes MAGGDGNRGRTDRAASDRSGGRGANDRGVSEFAGVAILVGITLLVTGSVGLYVLVGTTADGPGPNANFSFRYISDASVLITTYDRGDNFTASNLTFRGQGTDVRWHELASIGPNGTVAPGASVQLSDQNAYGREVTSGANISIVHAPPTGNETVLDRWTGTV; translated from the coding sequence ATGGCCGGTGGCGACGGGAACCGTGGGCGGACCGACCGCGCGGCGAGCGACCGATCCGGCGGGCGAGGCGCGAACGACCGCGGCGTCTCGGAGTTCGCCGGCGTCGCGATCCTGGTCGGGATCACGCTGCTCGTGACGGGATCGGTCGGGCTGTACGTGCTCGTCGGCACGACCGCGGACGGTCCCGGCCCGAACGCGAACTTCTCGTTCCGGTACATCAGCGACGCGTCGGTCCTCATCACCACGTACGACCGCGGGGACAACTTCACGGCCTCGAACCTCACGTTCCGAGGGCAGGGTACCGACGTGCGGTGGCACGAACTCGCCAGTATCGGTCCGAACGGGACCGTGGCCCCGGGTGCGTCCGTGCAGCTGAGCGACCAGAACGCCTACGGTCGAGAGGTCACGTCCGGGGCGAACATCTCCATCGTCCACGCGCCGCCGACCGGCAACGAGACGGTGCTCGACCGCTGGACCGGAACCGTCTGA
- a CDS encoding translation initiation factor eIF-2B — MIDETVEEIADMQTHSSSVVAVKAAEALLALTEREYPTVEEYVRTLERNSHALRRANPSHASLQTTQREILSTVEEADADSVDAAKAATRDAVESVVDRVQSAKERAAERAVEYVEDGTTLLTHDYSSTVLEAIERTVAAGAELEVYCTEARPRYLGRKMVRTLADLDGVEAHLIVDGAGGHFLPEIDQVVVGMDCIVEDTLYNRIGTYPLAATAHDSGVPVRVVGAEAKVVTGGFAFENEHRSVSEVIREPADGFAVENPAYDATPTRLLDAAITDEQVHEF, encoded by the coding sequence ATGATAGACGAGACGGTCGAAGAGATCGCGGACATGCAGACGCACAGTTCGTCCGTCGTCGCGGTGAAGGCGGCCGAGGCGTTGCTCGCGCTCACCGAGCGGGAGTACCCGACCGTCGAGGAGTACGTCCGGACGCTCGAGCGGAACAGCCACGCGCTCCGGCGGGCGAACCCCTCTCACGCCTCCCTGCAGACGACCCAGCGGGAGATCCTCTCGACCGTCGAGGAGGCCGACGCCGACTCGGTCGACGCGGCGAAAGCGGCCACCCGAGACGCCGTCGAGTCGGTCGTCGACCGCGTCCAGTCGGCCAAAGAGCGGGCCGCGGAGCGGGCCGTCGAGTACGTCGAAGACGGGACGACGCTGTTGACCCACGACTACTCCTCGACCGTCCTCGAAGCGATCGAGCGAACCGTCGCCGCGGGCGCCGAGCTCGAGGTGTACTGCACCGAGGCGCGACCGCGCTACCTCGGACGGAAGATGGTGCGCACGCTGGCCGACCTCGACGGCGTCGAGGCCCACCTGATCGTCGACGGCGCGGGCGGCCACTTCCTCCCGGAGATCGACCAGGTCGTCGTCGGGATGGACTGCATCGTCGAAGACACCCTGTACAACCGGATCGGTACCTACCCACTGGCGGCGACCGCGCACGACTCGGGCGTGCCCGTCCGCGTCGTCGGCGCCGAAGCGAAGGTCGTCACCGGCGGGTTCGCCTTCGAGAACGAGCACCGCTCGGTCAGCGAAGTGATCCGCGAACCCGCCGACGGGTTCGCCGTCGAGAACCCCGCCTACGACGCGACGCCCACGCGCCTGCTCGACGCCGCGATCACCGACGAGCAGGTCCACGAGTTCTGA
- a CDS encoding proteasome assembly chaperone family protein produces MDRQAATENATNATFEIHEADDPEAETLIAGFSEFALAGLTAADYLVEALDLEPTGYVTTRDLPTITPFDDGTPRHPVRLFTAESVPVVVLVSEQFVPVTAARSFTDALLSWAERADVPETVVLSGVQMPHAERDHRTFYVATEDYRRARLADAGVPPMAAGLTDGVKASLLARGIDSPLRACVYATPVHAQAPDAEAALRLVETVDDVYDLGIDTGPMESFAADVQRHYRDLAARVERAREDQQPDDRMYM; encoded by the coding sequence ATGGACCGACAGGCGGCCACCGAGAACGCCACGAACGCGACGTTCGAGATCCACGAGGCCGACGACCCCGAGGCGGAGACGCTGATCGCGGGCTTCTCCGAGTTCGCCCTCGCGGGGCTGACCGCCGCGGACTACCTGGTCGAAGCGTTGGACCTGGAACCGACGGGGTACGTGACGACGCGGGACCTCCCGACGATCACACCGTTCGACGACGGCACCCCCCGCCACCCGGTACGGCTGTTCACCGCCGAGTCCGTCCCCGTCGTCGTCCTCGTGAGCGAGCAGTTCGTCCCGGTGACCGCGGCGCGGTCGTTCACCGACGCCCTGCTCTCGTGGGCCGAGCGGGCGGACGTGCCGGAGACGGTCGTCCTCTCGGGCGTCCAGATGCCCCACGCCGAAAGGGACCACCGGACGTTCTACGTCGCGACCGAGGACTACCGGCGCGCGCGCCTCGCCGACGCGGGCGTACCGCCGATGGCGGCCGGGCTCACCGACGGTGTCAAGGCCAGTCTCCTCGCCCGCGGGATCGACTCCCCGCTCCGTGCCTGTGTCTACGCGACGCCGGTCCACGCTCAGGCACCCGACGCCGAGGCCGCCCTGCGACTCGTCGAGACCGTCGACGACGTCTACGACCTGGGGATCGACACCGGTCCGATGGAGTCGTTCGCGGCCGACGTACAGCGTCACTATCGGGACCTGGCCGCGCGCGTCGAACGGGCTCGCGAGGACCAGCAGCCGGACGACCGGATGTACATGTGA